From a region of the Balaenoptera musculus isolate JJ_BM4_2016_0621 chromosome 15, mBalMus1.pri.v3, whole genome shotgun sequence genome:
- the SAMD10 gene encoding sterile alpha motif domain-containing protein 10 — MFTELRPKPSPPQGRAGAVRAGFGEQRDVDATAHFSFCRTLLEHTVSAESIPCPLPRTQGTSLTWHDSRSQRAAGSRQVKLLQQPGTEAPQGRLYSDHDGLYHTSPSLGGLTRPVVLWSQQDVCKWLKKHCPHNYLVYVEAFSQHAITGRALLRLNAEKLQRMGLAQEAQRQEVLQQLLRLQVREEGRSLQLLSQASFGNMS; from the exons ATGTTCACGGAGCTGAGGCCCAAGCCGAGCCCCCCGCAAGGCCGCGCCGGGGCTGTGCGCGCCGGCTTCGGGGAGCAGCGGGATGTGGACG CCACTGCCCACTTCAGCTTCTGCCGGACCCTCCTGGAGCACACGGTGTCGGCCGAGAGcatcccctgccccctgcctcgGACCCAGGGCACCAGCCTCACGTGGCACGACTCCCGCAGCCAGAGGGCAGCTGGCAGCCGGCAGGTCAAGCTCCTTCAGCAGCCCGGCACCGAGGCCCCCCAG GGCCGGCTGTACTCTGACCACGATGGCCTGTACCACACAAGTCCCTCCTTGGGTGGCCTGACGAGGCCCGTGGTCCTGTGGAGTCAGCAGGACGTCTGCAAGTGGCTCAAGAAGCACTGTCCCCACAACTACCTCGTCTACGTGGAGGCCTTCTCCCAGCACGCCATCACCG gccggGCACTGCTGCGGCTGAACGCGGAGAAGCTGCAACGGATGGGGCTGGCGCAGGAGGCGCAGCGGCAGGAGGTGCTGCAGCAGCTGCTGCGCCTGCAGGTGCGCGAGGAGGGGCGGAGCCTGCAGCTGCTCAGCCAAG CTTCCTTCGGAAACATGTCCTAG